A region from the Kribbella shirazensis genome encodes:
- the rplM gene encoding 50S ribosomal protein L13, with protein MRTYSPKPADVTREWHVIDATDVTLGRLAVQIATLLRGKHKPTFAPHVDGGDFVVVVNASKVALSGTKRTDKLAYRHSGHPGGLTATPIGEILDKDPRKAVEKAVWGMLPKNRLSRKLLTKLKVYAGPEHPHTAQQPKPFEITQIAQ; from the coding sequence GTGCGCACGTACAGCCCGAAGCCTGCTGACGTCACCCGTGAGTGGCACGTGATCGACGCCACCGACGTCACGCTCGGTCGGCTCGCCGTCCAGATCGCCACCCTGCTGCGCGGCAAGCACAAGCCGACGTTCGCTCCGCACGTTGACGGCGGAGACTTCGTCGTCGTCGTCAACGCCTCCAAGGTGGCGCTGTCCGGCACCAAGCGGACCGACAAGCTGGCGTACCGCCACTCGGGTCACCCGGGTGGTCTGACCGCGACGCCGATCGGCGAGATCCTCGACAAGGACCCGCGCAAGGCCGTCGAGAAGGCCGTCTGGGGGATGCTCCCGAAGAACCGTCTGAGCCGGAAGCTGCTGACCAAGCTGAAGGTGTACGCCGGCCCGGAGCACCCGCACACGGCCCAGCAGCCGAAGCCGTTCGAGATCACCCAGATCGCCCAGTAA